From a region of the Fischerella sp. JS2 genome:
- a CDS encoding inositol monophosphatase family protein, with protein MTELWTTVLEFAQITTARVGKQLMEDFGQVQASHKADGSLVTRADKWADQELRNAIASTFPDYGILTEEGGKVFPGTEWCWVVDPLDGTTNFTRGIPIWSISLGLLYQGTPIFGYVYVPPLKESFHGFWEGSSGLGASTGAFRNYYPIQTSEEDPSQHHFFNLCSRSTSVIQKDFPCKIRMLGVASYNFLTVATGAVLGGVEATPKVWDLAAAWVIVQAAGGSWISLKSEPFPLIAGVDYSDRSFPTLVVSRPELASTFKPYLENLKI; from the coding sequence ATGACTGAACTTTGGACTACAGTTTTAGAGTTTGCCCAAATTACTACCGCCAGGGTAGGTAAGCAGTTAATGGAAGATTTTGGGCAAGTACAAGCTTCCCATAAAGCTGATGGTTCTTTAGTCACCCGTGCTGATAAATGGGCTGATCAAGAACTGCGAAATGCGATCGCCTCTACATTTCCTGATTATGGAATTTTGACGGAAGAGGGTGGTAAGGTTTTTCCTGGTACAGAATGGTGTTGGGTAGTTGACCCGTTGGATGGCACTACTAACTTTACACGCGGTATTCCAATTTGGTCAATTTCGCTGGGATTATTGTATCAAGGCACACCTATATTTGGTTATGTTTACGTGCCACCACTGAAAGAGTCATTTCATGGTTTCTGGGAAGGTTCATCGGGTTTAGGAGCTTCCACCGGGGCTTTTCGCAATTATTACCCGATTCAAACTAGTGAAGAAGATCCTAGTCAGCATCACTTTTTTAACCTCTGTTCCCGTAGCACCTCGGTAATCCAAAAAGATTTTCCTTGTAAAATCAGGATGCTGGGTGTTGCTAGCTATAACTTCCTGACAGTTGCCACAGGGGCGGTATTAGGTGGTGTGGAAGCAACACCAAAAGTCTGGGATCTAGCCGCCGCTTGGGTAATAGTTCAAGCTGCGGGAGGAAGTTGGATCTCACTCAAATCAGAACCTTTTCCTTTGATTGCTGGAGTTGATTATAGCGATCGCTCTTTCCCCACTTTGGTTGTCAGTCGTCCAGAATTGGCGTCTACATTTAAGCCATATTTGGAAAATTTAAAGATTTGA